One window of the Xiphophorus hellerii strain 12219 chromosome 15, Xiphophorus_hellerii-4.1, whole genome shotgun sequence genome contains the following:
- the slc25a47a gene encoding solute carrier family 25 member 47-A: MHIVDFVSGSVAGACGVTVGFPLDTVKVRIQTQKEFTGVYQCVLETISKEGVHGFFKGMSFPLTTVSLTSSVVFGTYRNCLQCMKQARGADWSPNTKLEIFLAGMVGGVAQISVMSPGDIVKVRLQCQTESAREGANKLRPKYRGPVHCLLSIVKEEGLKGLYRGALPLMLRDAPSYATYFLTYATVSEWMSGGSNKKLHWTGVMLAGGVAGMAGWFVGTPMDVIKARLQMDGVRGPKQYKGFFHCVVETARAEGAAVFFKSLGINCLRAFPVNMVVFSTYEVLTGFLRTGPESVDSPPVRLE; encoded by the exons ATGCATATCGTGGACTTCGTGTCCGGATCTGTTGCAG GGGCATGTGGGGTCACCGTGGGCTTCCCTCTGGACACTGTGAAG GTCAGAATCCAAACTCAGAAAGAGTTCACAGGAGTGTATCAGTGTGTATTGGAGACCATATCAAAAGAAGGG GTGCACGGCTTCTTCAAAGGCATGTCGTTTCCCCTGACCACAGTCTCGCTGACGTCCTCAGTGGTGTTTGGCACCTACAGGAACTGCCTGCAGTGCATGAAGCAGGCAAGGGGAGCTGACTGGAGTCCAAACACCAAACTGGAAATCTTCTTGGCTGGGATGGTTGGCGGCGTAgctcag ATATCAGTCATGTCTCCAGGTGATATAGTGAAAGTACGTCTACAGTGTCAGACAGAGTCGGCGCGGGAAGGAGCCAACAAGCTCCGACCAAAATACCGCGGCCCGGTTCACTGCCTGCTGAGCATCGTCAAAGAAGAGGGGCTCAAGGGGCTCTACAGAGGAGCTCTGCCGCTCATGCTGAGAGACGCCCCGTCATATGCCACCTACTTTTTGACTTATGCGACCGTCTCCGAGTGGATGTCAGGCGGCAGCAATAAGAAATTAC ACTGGACTGGTGTGATGCTGGCTGGAGGAGTGGCAGGAATGGCAGGATGGTTTGTCGGAACGCCCATGGATGTGATTAAAGCTCGTCTGCAGATGGACGGAGTGCGAGGGCCGAAGCAGTACAAGGGCTTTTTCCACTGCGTCGTGGAGACGGCGAGAGCCGAGGGAGCCGCGGTTTTCTTCAAGAGCTTGGGCATCAACTGCCTGCGTGCATTCCCAGTGAACATGGTGGTGTTTTCCACGTACGAGGTTCTCACTGGTTTTCTTCGGACTGGACCGGAAAGCGTTGACTCGCCTCCTGTCAGGCTGGAATAG
- the LOC116734482 gene encoding mitochondrial basic amino acids transporter-like isoform X1, producing the protein MMDFVAGCIGGAAGVLVGHPFDTVKIRLQVQKFDNPLYRGTFHCFKSIIRQESAFGLCKGIGSPMIGLTFISGIVFGVQGNAMRLLGEDTPTHQFITGAAAGTMQSVICCPMELAKTRMQMQGTGQKKWSSKNLYKNSLDCLLHIYRREGLPGIYRGMVTTLVREAPGFGVYFWTYAVLTQSLGCEPSDTYMIPKLLFSGGMAGITSWIVIYPVDVIKSRLQADGVGGVNQYSSIADCVRQSVRKEGYMVFTRGLTSTVLRAFPMNAATFATVSLVLMYARGEEEGPED; encoded by the exons ATGATGGACTTTGTGGCTGGATGCATAGGAG GTGCTGCTGGAGTCTTGGTTGGACACCCGTTTGACacagtaaaa ATCAGGCTGCAGGTCCAGAAGTTCGATAATCCGCTTTATCGTGGAACGTTCCACTGTTTCAAGTCTATCATCAGACAGGAGTCG GCGTTTGGTTTATGTAAAGGCATTGGATCTCCCATGATAGGCCTGACATTCATCAGTGGAATCGTGTTTGGTGTCCAGGGCAACGCCATGCGTCTGCTTGGAGAGGACACCCCTACACACCAATTTATCACTGGTGCTGCTGCAGGAACCATGCAGTCCGTCATCTGCTGCCCCATGGAGCTAGCGAAAACCCGTATGCAAATGCAGGGCACCGGGCAGAAGAAGTGGTCTTCTAAGAATCTGTACAAGAACTCCCTGGATTGTTTGTTGCACATCTACAGACGAGAGGGTCTGCCGGGCATCTACAGAGGAATGGTCACCACGCTCGTCCGTGAAGCGCCTGGCTTCGGCGTGTATTTCTGGACCTACGCTGTGCTGACACAGAGCCTGGGCTGTGAGCCCAGCGACACCTACATGATCCCCAAACTGCTGTTTTCCGGCGGCATGGCTGGCATCACCTCTTGGATCGTCATCTATCCAGTAGATGTGATCAAATCTCGGCTGCAGGCGGACGGGGTGGGCGGAGTCAACCAGTACAGCAGCATCGCAGATTGCGTACGACAGAGCGTGAGGAAGGAGGGTTATATGGTGTTCACGCGAGGCCTCACCTCCACGGTGCTACGAGCCTTCCCTATGAACGCGGCCACCTTCGCCACCGTCAGTCTGGTGCTGATGTACGCCCGCGGTGAGGAGGAGGGCCCTGAAGACTGA
- the LOC116734482 gene encoding mitochondrial basic amino acids transporter-like isoform X2, producing the protein MMDFVAGCIGGAAGVLVGHPFDTVKIRLQVQKFDNPLYRGTFHCFKSIIRQESGNAMRLLGEDTPTHQFITGAAAGTMQSVICCPMELAKTRMQMQGTGQKKWSSKNLYKNSLDCLLHIYRREGLPGIYRGMVTTLVREAPGFGVYFWTYAVLTQSLGCEPSDTYMIPKLLFSGGMAGITSWIVIYPVDVIKSRLQADGVGGVNQYSSIADCVRQSVRKEGYMVFTRGLTSTVLRAFPMNAATFATVSLVLMYARGEEEGPED; encoded by the exons ATGATGGACTTTGTGGCTGGATGCATAGGAG GTGCTGCTGGAGTCTTGGTTGGACACCCGTTTGACacagtaaaa ATCAGGCTGCAGGTCCAGAAGTTCGATAATCCGCTTTATCGTGGAACGTTCCACTGTTTCAAGTCTATCATCAGACAGGAGTCG GGCAACGCCATGCGTCTGCTTGGAGAGGACACCCCTACACACCAATTTATCACTGGTGCTGCTGCAGGAACCATGCAGTCCGTCATCTGCTGCCCCATGGAGCTAGCGAAAACCCGTATGCAAATGCAGGGCACCGGGCAGAAGAAGTGGTCTTCTAAGAATCTGTACAAGAACTCCCTGGATTGTTTGTTGCACATCTACAGACGAGAGGGTCTGCCGGGCATCTACAGAGGAATGGTCACCACGCTCGTCCGTGAAGCGCCTGGCTTCGGCGTGTATTTCTGGACCTACGCTGTGCTGACACAGAGCCTGGGCTGTGAGCCCAGCGACACCTACATGATCCCCAAACTGCTGTTTTCCGGCGGCATGGCTGGCATCACCTCTTGGATCGTCATCTATCCAGTAGATGTGATCAAATCTCGGCTGCAGGCGGACGGGGTGGGCGGAGTCAACCAGTACAGCAGCATCGCAGATTGCGTACGACAGAGCGTGAGGAAGGAGGGTTATATGGTGTTCACGCGAGGCCTCACCTCCACGGTGCTACGAGCCTTCCCTATGAACGCGGCCACCTTCGCCACCGTCAGTCTGGTGCTGATGTACGCCCGCGGTGAGGAGGAGGGCCCTGAAGACTGA